The following proteins come from a genomic window of Streptococcus oralis:
- a CDS encoding ABC transporter substrate-binding protein yields MKNWKKYAFASASVVALAASLAACGNLSGNNKKAADSASGEKPVLKMYQIGDKPDNLDELLENANKIIEEKVGAKLDIQYLGWGDYGKKMSVITSSGENYDIAFADNYIVNAQKGAYADLTELYKKEGADLYKALDPAYIKGNTVNGKIYAVPVAANVASSQNFAFNGTLLAKYGIDISGVNSYETLEPVLKQIKEKAPDVVPFAVTKNFIPSENFDYPVANGLPFVIDLEGDTTKIVNRYDVPRFKEHLKTLHKFYEAGYIPKDVATSDTSFDLQQDTWFVREETVGPADYGNSLLSRVANKDIQIKPFTNFIKKNQTTQVANFVISNNSKNKEKSMEVLNLLNTNPELLNGLVYGPEGKNWEKIEGKENRVRVLEGYKGNTHMGGWNTGNNWILYINENVTDEQIAQSKKDLADAKESPALGFIFNTDSVKSEISAITNTMQQFDTAINTGTVDPDKAIPELMEKLKSEGAYQKVLDEMQKQYDEFLKSKKS; encoded by the coding sequence ATGAAAAACTGGAAAAAATATGCTTTTGCATCTGCTAGCGTAGTCGCTTTGGCTGCAAGTCTTGCTGCTTGTGGGAACCTTTCAGGTAACAACAAAAAAGCTGCTGACTCAGCTTCAGGAGAAAAACCTGTTCTTAAAATGTACCAAATCGGTGACAAACCAGACAACTTGGATGAATTGCTAGAAAATGCAAACAAAATCATCGAAGAAAAAGTTGGTGCTAAATTGGATATCCAATACCTTGGATGGGGTGACTACGGTAAGAAAATGTCAGTTATCACATCATCAGGTGAAAACTACGATATCGCTTTTGCAGATAACTACATTGTAAACGCTCAAAAAGGTGCTTATGCTGACTTGACAGAATTGTACAAGAAAGAAGGAGCAGATCTTTACAAAGCACTTGACCCAGCTTACATCAAAGGGAACACTGTAAACGGTAAGATCTATGCTGTTCCAGTTGCGGCCAACGTTGCATCTTCACAAAACTTTGCCTTCAACGGAACTCTTCTTGCTAAATACGGTATCGACATTTCAGGTGTAAACTCATACGAAACACTTGAACCAGTCTTGAAACAAATCAAAGAAAAAGCTCCAGATGTAGTACCATTTGCAGTTACTAAGAACTTTATCCCTTCTGAAAACTTTGACTACCCAGTAGCTAACGGACTTCCATTCGTTATCGACCTTGAAGGGGATACTACTAAGATCGTAAACCGTTACGACGTTCCTCGTTTCAAAGAGCACTTGAAGACTCTTCACAAATTCTACGAAGCAGGATACATTCCAAAAGACGTAGCAACAAGCGACACTTCATTTGACCTTCAACAAGACACTTGGTTCGTTCGTGAAGAAACAGTAGGACCAGCTGACTACGGTAACAGCTTGCTCTCTCGTGTAGCTAACAAAGATATCCAAATCAAACCATTCACTAACTTCATCAAGAAAAACCAAACAACTCAAGTTGCTAACTTTGTTATCTCAAACAACTCTAAGAACAAAGAAAAATCAATGGAAGTGTTGAACCTCTTGAACACTAACCCTGAACTCTTGAACGGACTTGTTTACGGTCCAGAAGGCAAGAACTGGGAGAAAATTGAAGGTAAAGAAAACCGTGTTCGCGTCCTTGAAGGATACAAAGGAAACACTCACATGGGTGGATGGAACACAGGTAACAACTGGATCCTTTACATCAACGAAAACGTAACAGATGAGCAAATTGCTCAATCTAAGAAAGATTTGGCTGATGCTAAAGAGTCTCCAGCTCTTGGATTCATCTTTAACACTGATAGCGTAAAATCTGAAATCTCTGCAATCACTAACACAATGCAACAATTCGATACAGCTATCAATACTGGTACTGTTGACCCAGATAAAGCTATTCCAGAATTGATGGAAAAACTGAAATCTGAAGGTGCATACCAAAAAGTATTGGATGAAATGCAAAAACAATACGACGAATTCTTGAAAAGCAAAAAATCATAA
- a CDS encoding carbohydrate ABC transporter permease — protein sequence MAEKIKKAKIDNVGIHSFSKKADIFFSIISGLIALSCILPFIFVIMISITDEKSILQHGYSFFPSQFGLDGFEFLAQFKDKILQALFISVFVTVVGTLTNVFITTTYAYAISRTTFKYRRFFTIFVLLSMLFNAGLVPGYIVVTRLLQLGDTVWALIVPMLLSPFNIILMRSFFKKTIPEAILESARIDGASEARIFFQICLPLSLPGIATITLLTALGFWNDWFNALLYIKSDNLYPLQYLLMQIQQNMDYIAKAVGLSGQLGVALPKETGRMAMVVVATLPIAILYPFFQRYFVKGLTIGGVKE from the coding sequence ATGGCAGAAAAAATTAAAAAAGCAAAAATTGATAATGTCGGCATTCACTCCTTTAGTAAGAAGGCAGATATCTTCTTTAGTATTATTTCTGGATTGATTGCTCTCTCTTGTATCTTGCCCTTTATCTTTGTCATCATGATTTCCATCACAGATGAAAAGAGCATCCTCCAACATGGATATAGCTTCTTCCCATCACAGTTTGGATTAGATGGTTTCGAGTTTTTGGCTCAGTTTAAAGATAAGATTTTACAAGCGCTCTTTATCTCAGTATTTGTAACAGTAGTTGGAACCTTGACAAATGTCTTTATCACAACCACTTATGCCTACGCCATTTCTCGGACAACCTTTAAGTACCGCAGATTCTTTACGATTTTCGTCCTACTTAGTATGTTGTTCAACGCCGGTTTGGTTCCGGGCTATATCGTGGTAACTCGTTTGCTTCAACTGGGTGATACAGTTTGGGCCTTAATTGTTCCAATGCTTCTCTCACCATTTAACATCATCTTGATGCGTTCCTTCTTCAAGAAGACCATTCCAGAAGCCATTCTCGAGTCCGCTCGTATTGATGGTGCTAGTGAAGCCCGGATCTTCTTCCAAATCTGTTTACCATTATCGCTACCAGGTATCGCAACCATCACGCTTTTGACAGCTCTTGGTTTCTGGAACGACTGGTTCAACGCCCTTCTTTACATCAAGAGTGACAACTTGTATCCATTGCAGTATTTGCTTATGCAAATCCAACAAAATATGGACTACATTGCTAAAGCAGTCGGTCTTTCTGGTCAACTGGGTGTTGCTCTTCCAAAAGAAACAGGACGTATGGCCATGGTTGTGGTTGCAACCCTTCCGATTGCCATTCTGTATCCATTCTTCCAACGCTACTTTGTAAAAGGTTTGACCATCGGTGGTGTGAAAGAATAG
- a CDS encoding DUF4299 family protein, which translates to MAKTFFIPNKESILGQQEVLTAKSILALVEGLESHSYDAVYLRQPLNRLEYIECGIVGQSQFLFKVNYADSRKGYQVVIPDFLTRADWEIVETLLQALSSKLGQVVEGLEDFDFETYFRQTVKQYLADKAVRLVYCQGLLSPIYFNKEYLESFLAEDGLAHFEELVKKVQGSDAYLASVKFYPDAQGKVHGIYHLAQGVKTILPKEPFVPAPYTEQLAGKELVWEIDLVTIFGDGSKAEDYESIARLDYARFLESLPTAFYHQLDANQLEVQAILGKDFEELASIE; encoded by the coding sequence ATGGCGAAAACATTTTTTATCCCAAATAAAGAAAGTATTCTAGGACAACAGGAGGTCTTGACTGCCAAGTCCATCTTGGCCTTGGTGGAGGGCTTGGAGTCGCATAGTTATGATGCAGTCTATCTCCGTCAGCCACTCAATCGTCTCGAGTATATCGAGTGTGGGATTGTAGGTCAGTCACAATTTCTCTTCAAAGTGAACTATGCGGATAGCCGAAAAGGCTATCAAGTGGTGATTCCAGACTTCCTTACCAGAGCGGACTGGGAGATTGTAGAGACTCTCCTCCAAGCCCTATCGAGTAAGTTGGGGCAAGTGGTAGAAGGGTTAGAAGACTTTGACTTTGAAACCTATTTCCGACAAACGGTCAAGCAATATTTAGCGGATAAGGCGGTTCGTTTAGTATATTGCCAAGGGCTCTTGTCCCCTATCTATTTCAACAAGGAATACCTCGAGAGCTTTTTGGCTGAGGATGGATTGGCACATTTTGAAGAGCTGGTCAAGAAGGTTCAAGGCTCTGATGCCTACCTTGCCAGTGTGAAATTTTACCCAGATGCTCAAGGCAAGGTGCACGGTATCTATCACCTAGCCCAGGGAGTCAAGACGATTTTGCCAAAGGAACCCTTTGTACCAGCTCCTTATACCGAGCAGCTGGCAGGCAAGGAGCTTGTTTGGGAGATTGACCTAGTGACGATTTTTGGTGATGGGTCCAAAGCAGAAGACTACGAATCCATCGCTCGCTTGGACTATGCAAGATTTCTAGAGTCACTACCAACAGCATTTTACCACCAACTAGATGCCAATCAATTAGAAGTACAAGCCATTTTGGGAAAAGATTTTGAAGAATTGGCAAGCATCGAGTAG
- a CDS encoding DUF6574 domain-containing protein yields MTQEWFESADLEKKSAQTKSEIQPDQPETSETVETEPQASEETPILSKESKTHEEETPQIIEETQTKEEGEGKAEEECNQENSVKEKSILSKALESPYIPDIDPRKTARFKEEISLFWSWLLDAIQEPTASKNTDQKHRYSVFALLTLLSSINLFFSIYHVKRLYYGYMVSIANSSPNQLPPLDLFAGLSILVASALFYFSIILGGFTVRRVLDQESDFTFQEAFDRYSRLFAIPLVLTALASFFALFGGLRFAGILTLLSMTIFALGNLFVISKPSKTSSLDPFYRFLLAVLLDGAILLPFFIAELALTVDYLRILTFF; encoded by the coding sequence ATGACACAAGAATGGTTTGAAAGCGCCGACCTAGAGAAGAAATCAGCTCAGACGAAATCGGAAATCCAACCCGACCAACCAGAGACTTCGGAAACTGTGGAGACTGAACCACAAGCAAGCGAAGAAACTCCTATCTTATCTAAAGAGTCGAAAACGCATGAGGAGGAAACTCCTCAAATAATCGAGGAAACCCAAACGAAGGAAGAGGGAGAAGGGAAAGCTGAAGAGGAATGCAACCAAGAAAACTCTGTAAAAGAGAAAAGTATTCTCAGCAAAGCTTTAGAGAGTCCTTACATCCCAGATATCGATCCCCGCAAAACTGCTAGATTCAAAGAAGAAATCTCACTATTTTGGTCTTGGCTGCTAGATGCCATCCAAGAACCAACTGCCAGCAAGAATACGGACCAAAAGCATCGTTACAGTGTCTTTGCCCTACTCACCTTGCTGTCGTCAATCAACCTTTTCTTTAGTATCTATCATGTCAAACGCCTCTACTATGGCTATATGGTCTCTATTGCTAATAGTTCTCCTAACCAGCTCCCACCTTTAGATCTCTTTGCTGGACTTTCGATTCTGGTCGCTAGCGCTCTATTTTACTTTTCCATCATTTTGGGAGGTTTTACTGTCCGACGTGTGTTGGACCAGGAGAGCGACTTTACATTCCAAGAAGCCTTCGATCGTTATAGCAGACTCTTTGCTATCCCACTTGTCCTAACCGCTCTAGCAAGTTTCTTTGCACTTTTTGGTGGCTTACGATTTGCTGGCATCCTTACTCTTCTAAGCATGACCATCTTTGCCCTTGGCAATCTCTTTGTGATTAGCAAGCCTAGTAAGACCAGTAGCCTTGACCCATTTTATCGATTCTTGCTAGCTGTCTTACTTGATGGCGCTATTCTCTTACCCTTCTTCATTGCAGAGCTCGCACTGACAGTGGACTACCTTCGCATCCTGACCTTCTTTTAA
- a CDS encoding DUF2971 domain-containing protein: MDEQKYNLEQSIAELGKLLDLSAKETNKDTCETLAEKAKIIYEGHPESEDIALGYALVLFNLSVEQKNVEERWNTANSVKEIFDRFNHSETIALQYAKALVNLSAKQESVEERWNTANSVKEIFDRFNQSEDIALHYAMALVNLSAKQENVEGRWNTANSVKQIVDRFNHSETIALQYAKALVNLSVEQKNVEERWNTANSVKEIFDRFNHSEDIALHYAMALVNLSAIQENVEERWNTANSVKEIFDRFNQSEDIALRYAFALGYLSVEQVNVEERWNTVNSVKEIFDRFKQSEGIASLYGILLVNLSAIQENVEERWNTANSVKEIFDRFNQSETIALQYAKALVYMSRKQKSVKERWNTANSVKEIFDRFNQSEDIALRYAFALGYLSVEQVNVEERWNTVNSVKEIFDRFKQSEDIASLYSIVLVNLSAIQENVEERINTVNSVKEIFELFKHSEDISLDYANALFNLSNLKDDIEQIENTVNIILDILKNFSSVEILNILVEILQKNPDIKLDTDKIPTTSLTKVLDKLCLNSNINTDRELLIRALNLKLASGRKLVLNTKYDILNGWIEYYKDVKDKGKLNQLIDIYRIVQEIKFKLGLKEDNKKLQFGHYTKGSTLQIMLDQEENEKKKSTFSVSGKTRLYNANYMNDPEEGIVIEQILGLDRRDILEPSSWFLMSFTNKTDDLAMWSQYGDDAKGVCLVLREDDFSRFTSFNDVSWRKEAIPLVETMSKVDSTLSYDLKGSPNELNNIKPTVAIKDEEKENVPKRNNDYLYRIAYVKNIGEDIELEQTELFEKSEIEELEKLLNSLKEKLDIGSEVTEENYQDAIAKCIEEIRYLFKSVDYKYENELRILRYANLDPSNDKIKIDKTSGIGKLYVERENSIQIDEVIFGPKFPNPEYVTPLLKLLDKEINYKKSTIKFR, encoded by the coding sequence ATGGATGAACAGAAATACAATTTGGAACAAAGCATAGCAGAGTTAGGTAAGCTCCTTGACTTATCAGCCAAAGAGACAAATAAGGATACCTGTGAAACTCTAGCTGAAAAAGCAAAAATAATTTATGAGGGACATCCTGAATCAGAAGACATTGCTTTAGGTTATGCTTTGGTTCTTTTCAATTTATCGGTTGAACAAAAAAATGTTGAGGAGCGTTGGAACACTGCTAATTCTGTCAAAGAAATTTTTGATCGCTTCAATCATTCTGAAACCATTGCTTTACAGTATGCTAAGGCTTTAGTCAATTTGTCAGCTAAACAAGAAAGTGTTGAGGAGCGTTGGAACACTGCTAATTCTGTCAAAGAAATTTTTGATCGCTTCAATCAATCTGAAGACATTGCTTTACATTATGCTATGGCTTTAGTCAATTTGTCAGCAAAACAAGAAAATGTTGAGGGGCGTTGGAACACTGCTAATTCTGTCAAACAAATTGTTGACCGCTTCAATCATTCTGAAACCATTGCTTTACAGTATGCTAAGGCTTTAGTCAATTTGTCAGTTGAACAAAAAAATGTTGAGGAGCGTTGGAACACCGCTAATTCTGTCAAAGAAATTTTTGATCGCTTCAATCATTCTGAAGACATTGCTTTACATTACGCTATGGCTTTAGTCAATTTGTCAGCTATACAAGAAAATGTTGAGGAGCGTTGGAACACCGCTAATTCTGTCAAAGAAATTTTTGACCGCTTCAATCAATCTGAAGACATTGCTTTACGTTATGCTTTTGCTCTGGGCTATTTGTCGGTTGAACAAGTGAATGTTGAGGAGCGTTGGAACACTGTTAATTCTGTCAAAGAAATTTTTGACCGCTTCAAACAGTCTGAAGGCATTGCATCACTTTATGGTATTCTTCTGGTCAATTTATCAGCTATACAAGAAAATGTTGAGGAGCGTTGGAACACTGCTAATTCTGTCAAAGAAATTTTTGACCGCTTCAATCAATCTGAAACCATTGCTTTACAATATGCTAAGGCTTTAGTCTATATGTCACGCAAACAAAAAAGTGTTAAGGAGCGTTGGAACACTGCTAATTCTGTCAAAGAAATTTTTGACCGCTTCAATCAATCTGAAGACATTGCTTTACGTTATGCTTTTGCTCTGGGCTATTTGTCGGTTGAACAAGTGAATGTTGAGGAGCGTTGGAACACTGTTAATTCTGTCAAAGAAATTTTTGACCGCTTCAAACAGTCTGAAGACATTGCATCACTTTATAGTATCGTTCTAGTCAATTTATCAGCTATACAAGAAAATGTTGAGGAGCGAATAAACACTGTTAATTCTGTCAAAGAAATCTTTGAGCTTTTCAAACATTCTGAGGACATTTCTTTAGATTATGCCAATGCTCTTTTCAATCTTTCAAACCTGAAAGATGATATCGAGCAAATAGAGAATACAGTTAATATAATATTAGATATCCTAAAAAATTTCTCTAGCGTTGAAATTCTTAATATTCTAGTGGAAATACTACAAAAAAACCCTGATATAAAATTAGATACAGATAAGATTCCAACTACTAGTCTCACAAAAGTTTTAGATAAGCTGTGTTTAAATTCTAATATTAACACGGACAGAGAATTACTAATTCGTGCTTTAAACCTTAAACTTGCTTCAGGTCGTAAACTAGTTTTAAATACAAAATATGATATTTTAAACGGTTGGATTGAATACTATAAAGATGTTAAAGATAAAGGTAAACTCAATCAATTAATAGATATCTATAGGATCGTTCAAGAAATCAAATTTAAACTTGGTTTGAAAGAAGATAATAAGAAGCTTCAATTTGGCCATTACACCAAGGGAAGCACTCTCCAAATTATGTTAGATCAAGAGGAGAATGAAAAGAAGAAAAGTACTTTTTCGGTATCTGGGAAAACTCGATTGTATAATGCTAATTATATGAATGATCCTGAAGAAGGAATCGTCATAGAACAGATATTGGGCTTAGATAGGCGAGACATCTTGGAACCAAGTTCTTGGTTTTTAATGAGTTTTACAAACAAAACAGATGATTTGGCCATGTGGTCCCAGTATGGTGATGATGCCAAAGGCGTTTGTTTGGTACTTCGTGAAGATGATTTTTCTAGATTTACTTCCTTTAATGATGTTTCTTGGCGTAAAGAGGCCATCCCCTTAGTAGAGACAATGAGTAAGGTAGACTCTACTCTATCGTATGATTTAAAAGGCTCACCAAATGAATTAAATAATATTAAACCAACTGTAGCTATTAAAGATGAAGAAAAAGAGAATGTACCAAAACGGAATAACGATTATCTTTACCGAATTGCCTATGTTAAAAATATAGGTGAAGATATAGAACTTGAACAAACCGAACTATTTGAGAAGTCGGAAATAGAAGAATTAGAAAAATTGTTGAATAGTTTAAAAGAAAAACTAGATATCGGTTCAGAAGTTACGGAGGAGAACTATCAAGATGCTATTGCTAAATGTATCGAAGAAATTCGTTACTTATTCAAATCTGTAGATTATAAATATGAGAATGAACTGCGTATCTTACGCTATGCTAATCTAGACCCAAGTAATGATAAAATCAAAATTGATAAAACCTCTGGGATAGGCAAACTTTATGTAGAACGTGAAAATTCAATTCAAATCGATGAAGTCATTTTCGGCCCTAAGTTTCCAAATCCTGAGTACGTGACTCCTCTATTAAAACTTTTAGATAAGGAAATTAACTATAAGAAATCCACAATAAAATTTAGATAA
- a CDS encoding rhodanese-related sulfurtransferase, translating to MAKDIRVLLYYLYTPIENAEQFAADHLAFCKSIGLKGRILVADEGINGTVSGDYETTQKYMDYVHSLPGMEDLWFKIDEENEQAFKKMFVRYKKEIVHLGLEDNDFDNDINPLETTGAYLSPKEFKEALLDEDTVVLDTRNDYEYDLGHFRGAIRPDIRNFRELPQWVRDNKEKFMDKRVVVYCTGGVRCEKFSGWMVREGYKDVGQLHGGIATYGKDPEVQGELWDGKMYVFDERIAVDVNHVNPTIVGKDWFDGTPCERYVNCGNPFCNRRILTSEENEDKYLRGCSHECRVHPRNRYVSENELTQAEVIERLAAIGESLDQVATV from the coding sequence ATGGCAAAAGATATTCGTGTCTTACTTTACTACCTTTATACTCCAATTGAAAATGCAGAGCAATTTGCTGCAGACCACTTGGCTTTCTGTAAATCAATCGGTCTCAAAGGCCGTATCCTAGTCGCTGACGAGGGAATTAACGGAACCGTTTCAGGTGACTACGAAACAACTCAAAAATATATGGACTACGTTCACAGCCTCCCAGGAATGGAAGACCTCTGGTTCAAGATTGACGAAGAAAATGAACAAGCCTTCAAGAAGATGTTTGTTCGCTACAAGAAAGAAATTGTCCACCTTGGTTTGGAAGACAACGACTTTGACAACGATATCAACCCACTTGAAACAACAGGTGCTTACTTGTCTCCAAAAGAGTTCAAAGAAGCCCTTCTTGATGAAGATACAGTGGTCCTTGACACACGTAACGATTATGAGTACGACCTAGGACATTTCCGTGGGGCTATCCGTCCAGACATCCGCAACTTCCGTGAGTTACCACAATGGGTCCGTGATAACAAGGAAAAATTCATGGACAAGCGTGTCGTGGTTTACTGTACAGGTGGCGTTCGCTGTGAGAAATTCTCAGGCTGGATGGTGCGTGAAGGCTACAAAGATGTCGGCCAATTGCACGGAGGAATAGCAACTTACGGTAAAGACCCAGAAGTTCAAGGTGAGCTTTGGGATGGGAAAATGTACGTCTTTGACGAGCGTATCGCCGTTGATGTTAACCATGTTAACCCAACCATCGTAGGGAAAGACTGGTTTGATGGAACACCATGTGAACGTTATGTCAACTGTGGAAATCCCTTCTGTAACCGTCGTATCCTAACATCAGAAGAAAATGAAGACAAGTACCTTCGTGGATGCTCACACGAGTGCCGTGTTCACCCACGAAACCGCTATGTTTCAGAAAATGAATTGACACAAGCAGAAGTAATCGAGCGCCTAGCAGCTATCGGTGAAAGCTTGGATCAAGTCGCTACTGTATAA
- a CDS encoding DUF4097 family beta strand repeat-containing protein, with protein sequence MRKLTKGFLIFGVVSTILGFIMIIVGAQSNGIQSLLAMSKDPVYDNRIEEVTFGSEVEKLDLTLEEHSLTITESVDDKIHITYHPSVSGRHDLTTGMSDKTLSVTDKQASQHRFLGSGIEGLLHIASSYSNRFNEVILSLPKGRRLQAITVSVNRGQTSIRQATLENATIKTKGYHLRITESSIKNSTLTTPSIINIFDTELTDSQVKTEGEHIYAENIKVRGKVELDSHNDLRLFLSKTEFDRINLDISSQHGGIYRKAQREHPKQKENELANPYKTEKADVKDLLIIKANQDIYLPKEEEYSSPSRNH encoded by the coding sequence ATGCGTAAATTGACGAAAGGATTTCTCATCTTTGGTGTGGTTTCTACAATCCTTGGTTTTATCATGATCATTGTAGGCGCCCAGTCCAATGGTATTCAAAGTTTGCTTGCCATGTCAAAAGACCCCGTCTATGACAATCGTATCGAAGAAGTTACCTTTGGAAGCGAAGTGGAAAAACTTGATTTGACCCTTGAAGAACACAGCCTAACCATCACAGAGTCTGTAGATGACAAGATCCATATCACCTATCATCCTTCCGTGTCTGGCCGTCACGATCTGACTACTGGCATGAGTGACAAAACACTGAGCGTCACTGACAAACAAGCCTCCCAACATCGTTTTCTCGGATCAGGAATCGAAGGCCTACTTCATATCGCCAGCAGCTATTCCAACCGTTTTAATGAAGTTATTCTCTCCCTACCTAAAGGAAGAAGGTTGCAAGCCATCACCGTCTCAGTCAATCGTGGACAGACCTCCATCCGTCAAGCCACCCTTGAAAATGCGACAATCAAAACAAAAGGCTACCACTTAAGAATAACAGAAAGCTCCATCAAGAACAGTACACTAACGACACCTAGTATTATCAATATTTTTGATACAGAATTGACAGATAGCCAGGTCAAGACGGAAGGGGAACACATCTATGCTGAAAATATCAAGGTCCGCGGTAAGGTAGAACTAGACTCTCATAACGACTTAAGACTCTTTCTTTCTAAGACAGAATTCGATCGTATCAATCTAGATATTTCTTCTCAGCATGGCGGTATCTATCGTAAAGCACAAAGAGAGCATCCTAAACAAAAAGAGAATGAACTTGCCAACCCTTATAAAACTGAAAAAGCCGATGTCAAGGACCTACTGATTATAAAAGCCAACCAGGATATCTACCTACCTAAGGAGGAAGAGTACTCTTCTCCATCTAGAAACCATTGA
- a CDS encoding PadR family transcriptional regulator produces MYFPTSSALIEFLILAVLEQGDSYGYEISQTIKLIANIKESTLYPILKKLEASGFLTTYSREFQGRMRKYYSLTNRGVEQLVTLKEEWTLYTDTVNGIIEGSIRHDKN; encoded by the coding sequence ATGTACTTCCCAACATCCTCTGCCTTGATCGAGTTTCTCATCTTGGCTGTACTGGAGCAGGGGGATTCTTATGGTTATGAGATTAGTCAAACCATTAAGCTCATCGCCAATATCAAAGAATCTACGCTCTATCCCATTCTCAAAAAATTGGAAGCCAGTGGCTTTCTGACCACCTACTCTAGAGAGTTTCAGGGGCGTATGCGCAAATACTACTCCTTGACTAATCGGGGCGTAGAGCAGCTCGTTACTCTAAAGGAAGAGTGGACGCTCTATACCGACACCGTCAACGGCATCATAGAAGGGAGTATCCGCCATGACAAGAACTGA
- a CDS encoding DUF1700 domain-containing protein, whose product MTRTDYLTQLETYLNKLPEADRIEAMDYFKELFDDAGPEGEEELIASLGTPKEAAHDVLSDLLDKKVNEAPAQKNDRQLLHIALLALLVAPIGIPVGIGILMAIIGIIIAAASVILAFFTVSVTGILLGGLFIVESFSVLVEAKSAFILIFGAGLLAIGASSLVLLGISYVARFFGLLIVRLVQWILKKGKRGDRHA is encoded by the coding sequence ATGACAAGAACTGACTATCTGACTCAGTTAGAAACCTATCTCAATAAACTGCCTGAAGCTGACCGCATCGAAGCTATGGACTACTTTAAGGAACTATTTGACGATGCTGGCCCAGAGGGCGAAGAGGAACTCATTGCCAGTCTGGGAACACCTAAAGAAGCTGCCCATGATGTCCTCTCTGATCTTCTCGATAAAAAAGTCAATGAAGCCCCTGCTCAAAAGAATGACCGCCAACTGCTACACATTGCCCTCCTGGCTCTGCTAGTAGCTCCTATCGGAATTCCGGTCGGGATCGGCATCCTCATGGCCATCATCGGTATTATTATCGCGGCTGCCTCCGTCATTCTAGCCTTTTTCACCGTTTCGGTGACGGGTATCCTGCTAGGTGGACTCTTTATCGTAGAGAGCTTTAGCGTCCTAGTCGAAGCCAAATCTGCCTTTATTTTGATTTTCGGGGCTGGTTTGCTTGCTATCGGTGCTTCTTCTCTTGTTCTACTAGGTATCTCCTATGTAGCCCGTTTCTTTGGCCTCCTAATCGTCCGCTTGGTGCAATGGATTCTTAAAAAAGGAAAGAGAGGTGACAGACATGCGTAA